In Ananas comosus cultivar F153 linkage group 14, ASM154086v1, whole genome shotgun sequence, the genomic stretch gaacaacaaattaaatgtgaaaaacgaaaaaaaaaactactgctAGAAGTAGAGCTATAAGGAATCGAACCTTCTATTCTATTGCGCTCTCAATTCAACAGGTGGAAGGTCAATAACCctacaaaattttattgaagTACATGCATTCAATTGTAGTTTTATTGGGAGATGAGGAGGAAACGGTTTTGGAAGATGAGGGGTGTTGGAGGTTGGGAGATGAGAGAGAATAGTTTTTGTTCAATTATATACATTCAATTGTGGTTTTATTGGGAGATGAGGAGGGAACGGTTTTAGAAGATGAGAGGTTTTGGAGGTTGGAAGATAAAAGGGAGGAGTTTTGAAAGAAGGAGGTAATGCCATGTCAGCAagatattggggattcatagaTTAGTATAAATTGGGCCGCTCTTGATGTGTGGATATactaagtttttaaaattatttaattttaaataggccaatttgcataaaaaatttataaattttgagcttttacaaGACCGGGccgtctttttttattttacagattcggtccgaattttcaacaaattgacaaaaataccctaattactttctttctctcctttttctctctccgcttattttctctcgttcattttttttttctcgccgaagaaaGCAGCAGAGGCGGAGGTAGAGGCAGCGACGAAAACaacccgcctcgcctctcatcctcatgctctcgccctcgcccttgccctcgtccacgcaccccccaccttcctcgccttcgaccccgccgaggccgcaccgcgactcttgttttttttttttttttcctctccgactcttctccaccgttttcgacgacgacgcatcttcgctgACGCCGACGCCGATACCGTGAAGGTCGCTGTAGCGCTGCAACCTCGGAGCGGACGgttcttagcggcgtcgtcgcagGCGCCGTGatcgttggcagagaggggtgacaaaaaaaattatagaagaagtaagaaaaaaaaataaagataaaaaattataggaaaaaaaaagatgaagttgAAATTGTACCGttaaaaaaatgttgcactattatggatataagttgcactacttaagatataaactacagctttaagataaaaattacactctttgaaagatatttacactgtttttcttcttattgtactctttcagatataaactgtctctattaagaaaaaagttaaactctttaaacgaaaattatactttttgagagatatgtatactgtttttttttcttgcactctttgagatgtaaaatacattcctttaagagatatttatactgtttcttctcttgttatattattttttctcttgttgaactatttcttctcttattacattgtttcttcttttaaatggtgcaatttaagataagaaacagtataacaagatgagaaatagtacaataagaggagaaacaatacaacaagaagagaaacagtataaatatctcttaaagggctgcaatttacatattaaagagtgcaacaagacgagaaatagtgtaaatatctctcaaagagtgtaactttcgtttAGGGTATGTTTAGTTGTCCGTAAGTGATCGAAGTGAAAAAAGTCACTATTCAAAAAGTGACTTttataaaagtcacttttgAGTTTAAGTGTTTGGTttcaaaaaagtaaaagaaaaaaaaatatggcttTTATGATTTCTATTGTTTGGTTCtatataagaaaatgaaaaaaaaaaaatcttagatgtgtagtctttttttttttttttttttttttttttaagatgtgttggtttttttgttaaaatatggtgattttttttaaaaaatttttgtagATGGTATGGAAGAAGATTTTTGGATACGGTTCCTAAGTTGTGTGGAGTAGGCGGCCCACTTTCGACGActtcggaattttttttttcgaagtcAAAAAAGTGGATTTTAGTTATAATCCACTTTATCGGTTCACTTTTCAAAAGTCACTtacatatttacttttataatccAAACAATCGAAATAATCCTACTTTTTCAAAATACCACTTTTATTGTTTCACTTACAGgcaaccaaacacgcccttaaggagtgtaactttcatcttaatggatactctttacatctgaaagagtgcaataagagaaaaaaaatgtaaatatcttctaaagagtgtaatttttatttaaagagtgtaatttttatcttaaagctgcagtttatattttaagtagtgcaacgtatatccataatagtgcaacgttcttttaaaatagtgcaattttattttaaaggtgcaatttcatctgtatctttattttttaataattttttatctttattttttttcttgtttcttctataattttttttttgtcatccgtctctgccaacggccacggcgccggcgacgacgccgctaaggaccccacGCTTCGAGActgcagcgccgcagcgacctccacggtatcagcgtcggcgaagatgcgtcgtcgtcggatgcgccagaggaggagggagaggtagaggacgagaagggcagggaagggcgagagaggcgtcgtcgtcggagacggtagactagagtcggagaggaaacaaaaaagagtcgcggcgcggccttggcggggtggGAGGctaggaaggtggggggtgcgagggcgagggcatgaGAGTGAGAGGCTAGACGGGCCGTTTCCAGTGGAGgcagaggaaaaaaataatgaacttgagaaaaaaaaaagagaaagaggagagagaaaaaataataaaggtattttagttaatttgctgaaaattcagtttgaatCTTATCAAATTGAAAAAAGTAGCCCACTTTTataaaagcgcaaaactagtggattttttatgcaaattagccttTTAAATACGTAACTATTTTAGAAAACCGAATTTTGTGCCGAGCGAGAACAAATTATGCGGTTCGGTTCATGGATGAACGCATGGATCAGGTCCGCGCAACAATttccccacttttttttttgtttttggtaaTACGCCGCGATAAACTCGCCAAAAAGCTTCCCCAGTGCTGTAGCTGCaaagcgctctctctctctctctctctctctctctctctctctactctttccctttccaactctctctctctctaagtggACTCCGTGGAGATCGAGCCGACGAAAACCATGACGCCATGGGCGAGCTCCTCCTCTGCGGCGATCTCCGATCCCCAAGTAGCTTCTCTCTTTAGAGTGAGAATCTCTCACTTCGATCCTCTAATTGCTTCTTTATCGGTCGATTCTCTTGTTTAATCGCTcgtagttttttattttagtgtaTTTAGCTCGGTGGAGATTGCTTATGAGCTTAGATCTGATCttctgtggttttttttttttgtggattttttggtgattatttagtggatttagggctttttctTCTGGTGTAAGAATCGGAGGGGACGATTTCGGTGGAGTAGAGACGATTCGATGTTTGGGATGTTCACTGATCGGTTCTAGGGTTTCGGGCATTTAATTCGAGCTTAGTTTGTCGATTGGGTTCTTTGAAATTGGAAAAAATTGGGTTAACCAATGCGTGTTTGTAGTTAATTTGCTAAAAGGgtacctatttttttttatggtataCTTGTGATCTTGCGAAATAGGATAATCTAATCTTAATAAGCTCAAACTGGGAAAAGGGTTAGGTGGAGGATGGGGTGCCCAGAAGCAGAAGCGCTGCTGAAGCTTTTGACCTGTGCTTTGGAAGCCAAAATGAGCTTTGTGATTTGTAGGAAAAAGCTGTTAGCCTTTAGCTGTAAATTGCGACAAGTTTACCAAATTGAGTAACATTGTTCAAGTTCACTTAGGAGCTAATGATGGAGGAAGGGATTATGAAATGGAGAAATAAGATGCAAAAGTGCTCGGATGGGAGTTGGATGGCCTGATGTAGGAATTAACGAGAGATTTTGATCGAAAAAAACCCATAATCTCATTGGCCTCCAAATAGATATCGTACATTTTTGTCGTAGGttactcttttttatttctttcaattttattttttctccgGAATAGGTGGTGTTTCCTTTGAGCTTGACTTGTCCCAAGGCCGTCGTCTGGTTTGATAATAGTACTGAGGGCTGGAAAAGAAATTATGTCAGGAATTACGGTTTCTTGAATTGGCATGAATGCTGAGATGAGGACCATTCCAATGATTTGCCTGATAGATGCTTCAAGAAACTATGTACCAAGGCGCTACCATTAAAAATCCGAAACCTGTTGCAGTTTATATGTATGATTAAGAATATGGAAGGCATAGCTTCTTCTTGAGTTGTTTGGTCAGTATTTAGGGACTCACTGGAAGAGTAGATTTGAGATCTTGTTATTGGTATTTTATGAACTCCTAATCATTTTTATGTTTAGGGTCTAACAATTGCTAAAAGTTTTGAGTACTAGGAAATTGATTAGCTTTATTGCATTCCATCAAATTGcaaatcttttgtttttctacATTATAAGATATTAGGGTTTGTCTTTCTACATTATAAGATTTTAGGTTCCCACACCCACCTCTAGGGTGTTGGAGTGCCCATGCCCTATACTTTATGTTATTTTTGTGATCCTCTATGCCTTAAATGTTTGAGTGACCTACCCCTTTCCCTCGCAAGTTCTAAGCCGGTAGGACGCCTTAAGGAGTAAGTACTAACACATCTATTCGGAAAAAGGATAAACACAATGTAGTTGTGATTGCTCAGTTTGTGATTGGAAGAAGTCATAATGAAGAAACAATTTTGTTTTTGGACGGCAATATGAGCATGGTATTTGTCTGGAGATCTTTGGGAAATTATTTCTTCTTGCTAATTTTTCTTCACACTGTCTTTCAACTACAACTGTATTTTCCTTGCTTTGGTCTCTTCTTTATAATCTCATGAAAGTAGTTCAGCTAAATAAAGTTCATTTATTTGCTTGGTGCCGACTCTTCtttgtgtgtatgtgtgtgtgtgtgtgcgcgcgcagGAATGTAGAAATAAGTTTTTTCCTCTGTAATTACTGCTAAATGGAGGCTTGTGACTGCATAGAGCCACAATGGCCAGCGGATGAGCTCCTTATCAAATATCAATACATATCGGACTTCTTCATAGCCCTCGCTTACTTCTCTATACCACTCGAACTGATTTACTTTGTGAAGAAGTCGGCCTTTTTTCCATACAGATGGGTTTTGATTCAGTTCGGTGCATTTATAGTTCTTTGTGGAGCTACTCACTTAATAAACTTGTGGACTTTCACTCCCCACTCGAAAATGCTAGCCATGGTTATGACAGTAGCAAAAGTTTCAACCGCTGTTGTTTCCTGCGCAACTGCTTTAATGCTTGTTCACATAATTCCTGATTTGTTGAGTGTGAAAACAAGAGAgctgtttttaaaaaataaggcCGAAGAACTTGATAGAGAGATGGGCCTTATACGAACTCAAGAAGAAACAGGAAGACATGTTCGAATGCTTACTCACGAAATCCGAAGTACATTAGATAGACATACAATCTTGATGACAACCCTTGTTGAACTGGGGAGAACTTTGGGTCTTGAGGAATGTGCTTTATGGATGCCTTCAAGAAGTGGTTTGAGTCTTCAACTTTCTCATACTCTACGCCACCAAGTACCAGTGGGGTCCACAATTCCTATTAATTTACCTGTGGTTAATCAGGTGTTTAGTAGCAATTGCGCGATTATAATTCCCCATACATCGCCACTGGCAAGGATAAGGCCTTTAGTGGGGAGGTATGTTCCACCGGAGGTGGCAGCGGTGCGGGTCCCTCTGTTGCATCTATCGAATTTTCAAATAAATGACTGGCCTGAGTTCTCAGCGAAGAGTTATGCAATTATGGTTCTAATGCTCCCGTCGGATAGTGCGAGGAAATGGCATGTCCATGAATTGGAGCTGGTCGAGGTCGTGGCTGACCAGGTAAATAACCTTTTTCTTTGGTGCTTCTTCTACAAGATCTTTGTTGGCTTATAATGTATATCAAATTGTTTATAGTTCTTGAGGCAAAATTTGTGTTCATTGTTCAAACTGCATTATATACCTCTGCTCTGTTTAAATGGTTTCAGTACTTGGTGATTTCCATGATTTATGCAGCATCACATGCATTACAGTGTGATGCTTCAATGTGGAAAGATTTGGAACAATGTTACCAACTTACCATGTCGCATACAGAAACACGGAGAAACAATTTATTTGGAACAATGTTACCATGTCGCATACAGAAACACGGAGAAACAATTTATATGTCAAATAGACACATAAGACAAACGTAAATTAATTTCTGTAATTTGTTTTGTcaatatataaaagatacaTTTCAATGTGGATGCTGGATTTTTCCAAAGAAATTAAACAGCATAAATGCATAATCCTCATCGAGGTGCCTTTTTTGTCTATACACATTCTTGCTGAAGGACATAGTCAATTGTATGAAAgcaatattaatattattatactgTTAGAGGAGTTCAAAGTAACATAATTTTACATGGAAATTTTTGTCTGTTTAACAGAGAAATTCAACAGGACTAACTTTGCAAGTAAATGCAATCAATACAATCCAATTGTAATAATATATACCTTATATATAAAAAGCGTACGATGAATTTACTGAGTTGCCCTTATTTCATATGTTGACACATCGGCATTTACCTTTTTGCCCCCGCTAAACCAGCAGTTCACCTCATTCAGTCCTCTCTCGCCGCCCTGCCCCCGCCCCANGCCCTGCACCTACCCCCCCACAAACACCCactccttcctctccctccctGCAAAGCCCATGCAACAATGTGGGCCCAATAAATTAGATTAGGCAATCAACAATAAGAATTTGGTTTAATCTTGATTACtataaataattgaatttagATTAATCAATCAACAGCaagaaaatttgatttaaattcgATCACTAGAAATAATAGAATACTAtgatatgtataatataaaaattaaataataaaaagattaagATTAAATCACCATTTAGTAATTTCACTTAAAATTTACACAGGaaataaaattcttaaataaTTCAATTAAGTAAATTAGacaaataaaaatgttttgAGCCCTGCTTAGCTATGAACCATTTTGACTAGGCcctttaactaaaattttcttaatttccATTTTTCTAATCCTAGTTCTGATTTTATATTTGTGAAGAAGTGATAAAAGATTCTAAATttgatagaatcactagtaAAGTTCTCAATTTAAGTGATTgaaattatttgaataaaaaattaaaaattaagaactttttaattattatattgaaAATCTTACTATCTGCCGCGAAGCGCAAGGCTTTCTGctagttcaaaaataaaagtgaaaataaaactGTGCTGCAAGGTTGAGGAGCTTAGTGCAATTTACTCTCCAATCCTAATACAGTCTTAATGCTGCTCTAGGTCAGCACACTCTAAAGATGACGATGATGTGGTATCTCATTAAATTGTTTATTGATGGGGGTAATCATTGTGCTGAACAAAATTTTGGTTTGatgtttttgaaattaaatcaTGAGAATGTATTTGCAATTGGTGTCAAACTTCATTCATTCACCAATAAATCAATCATTCTGCATCCATAAGCTATGGATTTCTAACCTATGTAGCTTCCATATCACTATGTATTTGCTTGCATAGATTTAATTTCTCTCAAAGCAGATAGTTTTATTCATGTTAATCTGAAATACtcatatttatattattcttgGGTcgatgatttaatttttttcaggtAGCAGTTGCACTTTCACATGCTGCTATTCTAGAAGAGTCTAGGCGGGCCCAGGAATTGCTTTTGGAGCAGAATGTTGCCCTAGATTTAGCTCGGCAGGAGGCAGAAATGGCCATTCGGGCCCGCAATGATTTTCTGGCTGTCATGAATCATGAGATGCGGACACCGATGAATGCGATCATAGCTCTTGCATCCCTACTTTTAGAATCTGAACTAACTCCCGAGCAGCGTTTGATGGTGGAGGCCGTATTGAAGAGCAGCAATCTGTTAGCAACGCTCATCAATGATGTTCTAGATCTTTCTAAGCTTGAAGATGGAAGCTTCGTGTTAGAGACCAGTGCATTCAATCTTCATGCTGTATTTAGAGAGGTctgagttttattttttatttatttattttttaagtaaccTTAGATAAAAATGTAAGGGCTGACTCTCCACCATGGGTCGTTCTGTCATTTTCTGGATTTCAAGCTCTGAATTCGCGTGTTGCTTGGTCCAGAAAATTCTGCCAGAATTTAATGGTCTTTCTATCCTTTTTTAGCAGAAAGAGTCAAGTTCTGGCTGAACATGGTGGAATTTTCTGAAATTAAACAACACTTTAATTtataacttcaaaaaaaaaaaaaaacctgctaAAATTCGGGGACCTATTTCCTGTTTTTGGGGGGAAGGCGGTGGGTGTGATTTTTGCAGTTATACTTTGTACGTAAGTTCATCTTTAAGTTTCTTACCAGataattttccttttttggcATCGAAGGTAATGAATTTCATCAAACCAGTTGCTGCTGTGAAGAAACTATCAGTGTCAGCGACGTTGGTACCAGATTTGCCATTGTGCGCCATCGGCGATGAAAAGCGGCTCATGCAAACTATTTTGAATATTTGTGGTAATGCTGTTAAGTTTACAAAGGAGGGTCAAATTACAATTACAGCTTCTGTTGTGAAGCCGGACTATGTAGGAGACTTCAGATCACCAGACTTTTATCCAGCTGCCAGTGATAGGCACTTCTATTTGAGAGTTCAGGTACATATATTGAACCATAATGATGTGCTTTCACCCCTCAAATTTCTTTGAGATATTTACATCTATACCATGCAAAAATCTGAATATTAATGTATCCCTTTTAAAACACTTGATTTCTTATGAATGTCCCTTTTCACTTAACATTGTACCCTCTTTAAAAACTTTTCCTAATAGAGAACAAAATGTGGATTTGGTGACCCccttagggcgcgtttggttcaagttTATACAATATTACATggtatttcgatatatccaggtattttggatttttaaaagagattACTACTTATGCtgtattagcgcgtttggtttaatacagtaatgtactGCTGGATTGCAGtagttataatattaatttgtttggttctatttataaaattcagtaatctagataataaagtatagtctattccaaaattgtcCTTAACCatattttgtaaacttttttttttactgtttacaaataatatttttttactaaaatttattttaaataattaattttttaaaatttaaaatttaaaatttaaatattaaatttgaacaaaaatataaatataatattttaatttaaaatataaatatgaaatttataaatttaaaatccaaaatataaatataaatataaaatt encodes the following:
- the LOC109720050 gene encoding probable ethylene response sensor 1, producing MEACDCIEPQWPADELLIKYQYISDFFIALAYFSIPLELIYFVKKSAFFPYRWVLIQFGAFIVLCGATHLINLWTFTPHSKMLAMVMTVAKVSTAVVSCATALMLVHIIPDLLSVKTRELFLKNKAEELDREMGLIRTQEETGRHVRMLTHEIRSTLDRHTILMTTLVELGRTLGLEECALWMPSRSGLSLQLSHTLRHQVPVGSTIPINLPVVNQVFSSNCAIIIPHTSPLARIRPLVGRYVPPEVAAVRVPLLHLSNFQINDWPEFSAKSYAIMVLMLPSDSARKWHVHELELVEVVADQVAVALSHAAILEESRRAQELLLEQNVALDLARQEAEMAIRARNDFLAVMNHEMRTPMNAIIALASLLLESELTPEQRLMVEAVLKSSNLLATLINDVLDLSKLEDGSFVLETSAFNLHAVFREVMNFIKPVAAVKKLSVSATLVPDLPLCAIGDEKRLMQTILNICGNAVKFTKEGQITITASVVKPDYVGDFRSPDFYPAASDRHFYLRVQVKDTGCGISPQDIPHVFTKFAQAQTGGSRGYSGSGLGLAICKRFVTLMEGHIWLESEGIGKGCTATFVVKLGICDTPNLYQQQQEQQQLQQQMMPAAWPRGHREADFPGPKAHPQDEKALLPLKPLYQRSI